CAATTGCCATGCCAGCGAAGCCAAGCTTTAGTAGCTGCACCAGTTTTGGGGTTCACAGAATAAAGCGCATCCATTTTTGCAGCCCACCAGTGCTCACAACAACCAAATCGATCCCTCTTTTcatcataaatatcaaaatacacATCTGCATTTCTCCATTGTATGCGGCAAAAGTAGAGTGTAGTTCCCCACAAGTTATCATGGAAACCCCACTCAAAATACTTTTGATAGGAAAGGTCATGCACACCCAAATCATCATCCTTTGATTTGCAATGAATCGTCAGTACATAACCTTCACCCAATTCGTTTATAATTCGAACATGCCTCGTAGCATCAACAGTAATAACAGATGAGAACTCACCAACCCACATCATCAGAATTAAAAGCGTCACCATGTGCTTGTTTATATTACTGAAACGACTCATCTTGGTTACTTCTCTAATCTGATTTGGTTGTGATTCACAAACACAGGTCGTCTGCGTCTCCTCACTtgatctcctcctcctcctcctcttcctatATTTATAGTGTAGAAGAGAACTACAACCTCAAATTTATGGCCGAATGTGTAGGGGTGAAATGATCTTGTGGTTATGAGTCAACGGTCAGCTAAATAGCTAATCCAAGAGGGAGCTGTAGACCAAGGTAGAAGTCAAGTGTCAATTATAACAAAAGCCAGTTGGTTAGAACAATAATTGCCTAAGACAGTTGATGAGCTATGGTACGCAAAGAGCAAAGAGCCATGGTCACGGAAAACTCTTTTGGTTGTTTTTTACTTCCCATCCTttcctatccaaaaaaaaaaaaagtcaattgATCAAAGTATCAGAATAGAAATTAGTTAGTTATAAAAGAACAAGGATAGTTTTTTGCTAAGTCTTCTACTTTGGATATTCTTGATATAcattcttctttcattttttttctacttctttTGGAATACTACTGATTTTAGCGCCTACCCCtcccccacccacccaaaaaaaaaaaaggattagtTGATTGGTTGACAGAATAGAGTCTAGTTGATAGATTGTAACACTTAATTGGTTAGTGGTTCGTGTTGGTTGTTGACGCCAGAGTGGAGGTTAAATATTTGTGGATGAATTTGGGAAAGGAATATCAGGAAttactcttttcttcttctgtctcAGGAGATTACCCTTCGAAGTAGCGAagtcttcttttattcttttctgcAATCATAGTTGGCTTCTGTAAATCCTTGTTCCTGTCAAATGATCACCTGTACACTCCCGTTGGCCTCTAGCTGGTGTAGGATCACACAGCCTGACAACGATCCCTCTCTGATAGGACTACATTTATGATGGGGTCACATGATAAGGAAAGCTTTTTGACACCCAAATCAGAACCAGCAGTATGAACAATAGATGACAATTCAGACTCCTATAATAGAAACACTATGAAGGAAAACgcctttttttgggtagaaacacaACTTCAAGAATAGAGAAAAGATCACTGCATGGTGCCTACGCCCAGACATCAAAGGGGGTGAAATGATCACCCTGCCCTCCTGAAATAGGAATATTCCCACCCCTATGCATGCATACTCTCATTGGCCGCACTAGCGCAAAGGTCATGCACTCTGACAACGATCCCTCAATCTCTCTTCCCCTCAATATGTGGAAGAGGACggccaaatttatttttttctatataaagACTGTACAGTGATGGCAAGTTCCATAAAACAGAGGACTCCCTAGTTTAGgaatatttcttttctcttcaatATGTAGAAGAGGATGGCCAGATGTTTTTCTTATATCTTATATGGTAAGAATAAAGAGCATATGTGACCAAAAGATCTATCCCCTCCCTTGTTGACACTTGACATATCAATGAGTCTACTCTCCTATGATATattatggagaaagttttcataTACCATAGTGAAGGAAAATTACACTCatctaaaatcataaatgcttgccCCCCTATGATACGAAGTCGATAATACTCCCAACTACCTTGATACTCCATCAAGGAATTCTGCCTTaccatggtgaaggaaaactaccTCCATATATTATTACCATTAGCATATATTTTTGGggcaatatatttttttatccaaaaaaaatagcATATATTCGGCGTAACATATatcttttagccaaaaaataaCATATATTTGGTGTAAATAAATGTTTAGGTGCTATTTAATTTTGAGATTAGACATGCATCATTATTGGGCTTATgatcttcattttcattaaaGCAGGAATtccacttatatatatatatatcatactatcatactactatataaaagtacgtactccatgtctttggtatactttttcaaaatgaccaaaaaaccatttactctaccaaaaaaaattctcaaatgaccaaaaaacacccGACCAAAAGACCAAAatcccctcaaaattgaatatgaaacaaatatcataataaactctctataattctttctctctctctctctctttaaacatggaagaaaaaggggagagtggagtattaaaaaggcatataattacaaaccctaaatccactcatcctctcacccctaaaaatggaagataaatcaaataataataataaactctttaATTCtcattctctccctctctaaacatggaggagaaaggggggagagtggagagagaaatagagagaattatggtgaatggggatggaatgaacaattatggagagagatataccaacaaaaaaagaagttaataataataaactctccataattctctatttctctctctttctctctctctctctctctctaaacacgtaggagaaaggagagagtaataattaattaaatattataaaggattaaaaaaaggcatataatattcctctctctctctctctctcgctctctctctcaacgtggaggagaaagggggagagtggagtattaaaaaggcatataattataattattaattattaaaagtcatataattataaaccaaacaaatgcactattattcctccttaaatctctctctctctcactcatcgtctttggaaaaaaatgtggagcacaatggggggagattctccatagagacaataaataattatggagatattaaaaaggtaagtatggagagagatataccaaaaaaaaaaaatagctcctaaaatctctccttccattccttacaaaatctaaacgtggaggaaggggtatattctctctataattctctttctctcactcatctctctaaacatggaggagagaggagtGGAATAATCATTAAAGCAGGAATTCcacttatataaatatatataaggtTAAATATGGAagcaagagaaaattttactctTATATAGTCTAATCTAATGAGCTTGCTATATGAAAATTTTTTCCATCACGGTAGggtaactaatttaaaattgagaaagagaAAGCTGCTTCATCATGTGGCTTTATGCCCATACACTGGTGTACGAAATTATCACCCTATCccctgaaataaaaaattgtaggGAGTGTTGATGCTCCTTTGTGCGTTTTCATTGGCGCTATGCTTGTGTAGGGGCCACACAACCTGGTAGAGATCTCTTGTCCCCTAAAATCTAACCAAATGTGGTAATTACCTTTGGGAGAGTTCTCGGAGCAAACGGAATAGGGAGAATGCTAAAATGAAGTGTCACAAGAAAATACAGTACAAAATAGGGCAATAAGGTAATTTTATgtcaagagaagagagataaacacaaaaGTGCAAAAGCCTCTACCCCGGCAACTCAAAGAACCTTTTTCCTTAAACTTTATAAATTGATTTTTTATCCATGAAAAGCTCTTTAGTTGGCACAACCTAGAGATATTCTTTTAATTGGTATACCTATTTCTGTCATGTGGATGGACAATGTAGTAAACCTAACAATTGAATGTCTaaagaaaatatacatataaatttcattcaaatcttCCCATATACACCTTGGCTATAGCGTAGCAGTTTGGCATTGCTCGCTTTAGAGCATGCCCGAGGGTTGGTTAGTGGATCATCTCCCCTTGAAAGTGCATTGTTGCTTGCCATGCACCACTTACTAGTAGCCTCACCCCTTGGGCCTTAGTGGGCACCCACTTCCTCTTTGGACCACCATAATGGCGAGTCCACCTTAtcctacaaaaataaataaatattccaTGTATGTCCATTCATCCCTTGATAGTTGGTGCAGCCTCTTGGCATTCTTCAATTTCTAATACTTTATTTTGTCATGTGGAAAATTTCCTTTCGAGCTGAATTTGACATGTAAGTAGGGAACATCAGGGTAAAAGTTAAATCCATGAGATTTCTTCCGACCTTGCATCCTACTAAAAATATCAATCGTTGCCTAACCAGAATGACCCTTTCCTTAGCTTTTTCACTTAAATTCAAAGAATTTTATAGTGATggacaaacaaataaaaagaaatgagACAACAACATTTATCATAATGAATTTgatcttaaaataaaaaattaaaaaaaaaagtgcacaaaatattaaaaatgatgGGGTTTTATCAGTTTCGAACtgggtttttttattggtttataGTTCAATTGATACGATTCAGTTTTAATATCTATTGGTCTCATAGAACCCCAAACTAAAGGTTTGGATTCCATTCGGGTTAAAAATCTAGATTCAATATTTCAACCTATTTCATAGaatcccaaaccaaaaccaaaccaataagagtTTGATTCGTTCAGGCTGAACTGATTTACTTGATCATTCCAACCGGGCTGGATATTGATACCCCAACAATAGCTTCAAGAATCGTATAGATTTAATTAAGGGTAGAAAGAGGTTTTGTGAAGAGTCATGCACTATGATCATAGACACAGCCATCAGAGTGGGTGAACAGGTGCACCATAAACCCACATCCCCCATTCAACAATAGTATGCATCCACGACAATGCATAAAACCTTTTGTCTTTAATTAATTAGCCGGTaagccttttttcttttgccttcatggtatccattttttttcaatagaaaaacaaaaacaaaaatcaacctTCTCATGTTAACAGTAACTTCAAGATCTCAATTCATAGGGAAAGATTACAGAAAAAAGAGTTTATTTCACTTTATAATAAACCAggttctgttttatttttacGCAGAGAAAGCAAGTACGAAGGTAATTAGGAAGGTATATAGCTCAACTCCAACTACACATTGCCATGCCAATCAAACCAAGCGTCGGATGCACCAGTTTTGTAGTCCACAAAATAAAGAGCATCAATCCTCGCAGACCACCAGCACTGATCACAACGAAATCGATCCCTCTTtgcatcataaacatcaaaaGAAATATCTGCATTTCTCCATTGAATGCGGCAAAAGAAAAGTGTAGTCTCCATTGAATgcggcaagtagaataagtgacttagaaaaaaatatggccctcctcatgacaagccatcaaaatcttacgagagaacttacccaagttgtctcaattatgcgtgagagggagaagagaactttacccagtcaaccagagcctaaccctaggcatcatcaacctgttagttcacaaggaccaactaatgcaccaccaaatatagtacaaggtcagacccaacaagggccctctaaccaatgtaatgttgtttatgcccttaggagtggtagagagtaccaacagagtgtttctaaatcttccccatctattactcctgttaactcttcttcagttgaggacacaagtgtgcctcttgttccaggttcgtctgatgaacctaaagatttttgtAAAACTAaatatgatttggttgaggaaaccaaaaatgattcttctgaacaggggcaaatccctaacagtccttatgttcatcctatcccatttcctaatcgcttggtacataaaaagaagactgcttctatggataaaattttagacgtcttcaaaaaggtagaagtgcacatccctcttttggatgccatatcccagatccccgcctatgcaaaggtactaaaagatttgtgtactcacaaacgtatcactagtgtgcccaaaaaggcgttcttggcaggtaacattagttccataattactcagcctatagcagccaagtataaggatccagggagccctaccatatcttgtgtcataggcaacacctacattgagcatgccttacttgaccttggtgcaagtgtgaatcttttaccttaccatgtgtacaagcaactaggattaggagaattgaaagccactggaactactcttcaattggcagataggtctattaagattcctaaagggatggttgaggatgtcttactaaagatgggggaatttattttccctattgatttcattgtgttagatactaagcccttctcaaccaaggatgagatcccaataattctaggaagaccattcttggctaccagtaatgcattaatcaattgccggaatggtttcctaagattatcttttggtaaccaaactgttgagtttaacatgtttaggattggcaagcaaccacatatggaagaagagatcaatatgcttgaggattttctggatttttctgatgatttagttaccaactttgatattgattttgattcagaattccaagagtgtatggatgagttggatgatgatagtgaaagtttcttttatgaagtcttgagtcttcacacacctgtggagcccttaggacccctttccaattccattcccaaaccttccatagttgagccccctaagctagatcttaaggagttgccatccaatttgaggtatgctttcctagggcctgaccagactcttcctgtaataatttcttcaaatttgacttctagccaggaagaggagttacttaaagtgttaaaagacaataaggaagccctaggttggaccatggctgatatcaagggtataagcccttctattgtgcaacatcatatatatcttatggaggattccaaaccatccacggaaccccaaagaagagctaacccagtgatgatggaagccattaagaaagagatcctaaagtgcttggatcatggaataatttatcctatttctgatagccaatgggtcagcccagttcacgtagtgcctaagaagtctggggtgactgtagttcccaatgccaataatgaactaattccaacccgtgtccaatcaggttGGAgggtgtgcatagactataggaagttaaatgcggcaacctggaagaaccacttcccattgccattcattgaccagatgttagagaggttagctggacatgaatactattgctttcttgatggatattccggctataaccaaatcccaattgctttagaggaccaacataagaccacttttacatgcccatatggaacatttgcttacaggcgtatgccctttgggctttgcaatgcccctgctacgttccaatgatgcatgatgagcatcttttctgacatggtcgaaaaattcttagaagtatttatggatgacttttcaattcatggaaattcctattctgaatgtcttcatcatctttccctagttttgaaaaagtgcatatctaagaatttggttttgaattgggagaaatgccattttatggttaaatctggtattgttttaggccatgtaatatccaaggagggaattaaggtagatagagccaaagtggtttaattgataatttaccacctcctcaatctgttaaggatgttcggtcctttctagggcatgcaggcttctacagaaggtttattaagaactttagtcagttagcccgacctctcacctcattacttgccaaagatcaaacttttgagttttctaaagagtgcctagaatccttcaaataacttaagaaggagttgaccaatgcacccattgttcaaccacctgtttggactgaatcttttgaactgatgtgtgatgcttcggattttgccataggagcggttttgggtcaaaggattaataagttgcccactgtcatttactatgctagtaggaccttaaatgatgcacaactcaattatacaaccactgaaaaagaatttttagctgttgtgtttgcattagaaaagtttcggtcttacttagttggttcacatgtggtggtgtatactgatcattctgccctcagatacctagttcagaaaaaggatgccaaagcccgtctcattaggtgggttttacttttgcaagggtttgatttagaaattagggataagaaaggagttgaaaacctagttgcagaccatttatcccggcttcccaattccttgactgttgattctccagtcaacgagaactttccagatgaacaattatctgcaatgtccagtgaaccatggtttgctgacattgtcaacttcttaatttcaagtgtgactccggatcactggtccacccaagataagtataggtttcattcccaagtaaagcactttttctgggatgatccttatttgtttaagatatgtccagatcagattatccgacgatgtgttcctgatcatgagcaacattccattctctctttttatcatgatgatgcatgtggtggacactttggacctaagaagactgctgcaaaggttctccaatgcggattttattggcccactctttttagagatgcttttaatttttgcaaggcttgccccgcctgccagtcttttggccgtatcaataaaaggaacatgatgcctctcaaccccattttagtagttgagatctttgatgtttggggcatcgattttatgggaccattccctaattcttttgggaatttgtacatacttttggccgttgattatgtttctaaatggatagaggccataccttgtaaatctaatgaccacaaagtggtggtccagtttctcaaagagaacaattttttcccgctttggtgcaccacgtgcaataattagtgataggggtacttatttttgtaatcggccttttgagaccctaatgaaaaagtatgggatcactcataagttatctaccccttatcacccccaaactagtggccaagtggaggtgtctaataggcagatcaaacaaatcttggagaaaactgttaatcccaaccataaggattggtcccttaggctcattgatgccttgtgggcccatcggactgcattcaagaccgaccttggtcagtctccctactgtttggtgtatgggaaagcttgtcacttaccagttgagttggagcataaggccttttgggccatcaagaagctcaactttgatttgtctgatgcgggaattcatcataggctccaactatctgagttagaggaacttaggaatgatgcctatgaaagttctaggatttacaaggaaaagactaaagctttccatgataagcacattctgcgcaaatcttttgcaattggtgataaggtcttattgtacaactctcgattgcatcttttccatggtaagcttagatcccgatgggatggcccgtttattgtccataatgtatatccccatgggactgtggagattttgaatccaggaacaggggtaatttcgaaagTTAATGGttagcgtttgaaaccgttcttcgagtttcctactactagtagtgaagaggtcatggatctccatgaacctttttacactgatgactaacttttaatcaggtatgacccccttgcattgtctttgcttttaattctttccatgcattgaggacattgcatgacttaagtgtgggggagggaaaccagtttctgttttttttccactttgttttgtttgtttttctttttgttttttttgagcttgctaaggatgaagtcctactttggcttttggctaatgatcataccattcggttgcttgatgtatgaaaataaaagttttgactaaggtacccattttgaatatataaaaccctgttgagaagaaagaaacaagcatgtgtcttgagatgagactttcttttgaaaaataagagacccctgttttatggtgatggaccatatgtaagtctgtgggttccttgtacttttgatttggagttgagaccttctttttaatttggcatgggttgataaatgcacaattttaaatgaaatgtgaaatgtggtataaagaagaataagagttgattcccttataactagacagggcattgcgcctcacgaagcgtggtgtcttgatcgaaattccttgggcggaaacttctgaagtaactctagcatcactgcctttgtgggcatatgcaaaaagcgaagctacatagtaacttgggtgtctggtgtttgctccaccatgtcattcaggccaaaagtagtggagtagaatagagtttattattcaaaaaaaaaaaatgtgcaaatgtcattattgcttagtaacatgtttggtcaaaaacactccaacgccttagtcattggttccctatttcttcacaagtggtttttccttaagataaggatgttttggaagagacgaggtcagttccaaattaagaaatatgctagtgcctggaattgataaagggtaataaaagttcaagtgtgggggtcccatgtaagagaaattatctttgctccagatcggtatgagccttacctttagccaaggttgggatttgtttattctgaattttgagtgtatattcactgcaaacacccacgagacacaactcgtccactaggggtgacctaggtgtttaaaggcttgttgcacatgctaagtgcaaccgtgattcctacgaaagtgagttaggttttttgtctttattatttttctttttgttttgctcgaggactagcaaagtctaagtgtgggggaattctgatgagcacatttatgtgtgaaatctagggtagtaaaacatgcattttacatatttagaatggagctaccttgggttttactctctttttgtaggttttatattttcaaggccttaaggactatcgggcactatatcttcaattttacacgtaaagaggtcctatttcttttcatggttgcgaagaggacgaaattctgagcaagatggacgtgttcaattaaaagtacacattcgtttggtcacccgtacaaatgattattcttttcgggccagaaaaagaataatggattagaactgaactgagatgcagaaccagcccgtttgcaattgtctcagaggtacaaggaatatttcaaatgccaacaaggatcgatggaccacatccttaagtgattgaagattcgtttttggtaacaaaaactacctagcatagttggtgagttatggtgtacaaaattcccttgctcaccaagaggtctcaagttcaaatctcatggttgttttttttagagaattttgttgaagattttctgattTTCACTCATTTAAAGCACTAAGGGTATGGAGggaatttccacatcaaattagaagcaaggaaaatcgtggaagggttcctaagaagagaagaaaaaaaaaggaaagaaaaaaaaaagggagaaatagagattgtccaaatcttctctctcctccacattatcaccaaaatattgtccaaatcacataaagcaagaagaaaatcgctcccttggagggagaaaaagaagagaaataaattagaaaaaaaaaaggaaagaaaataaggaaaagaattataggaaatttctcaaagtttatttctctcttctctctcctccaccttagcacttttggtctcaaaagatctcacaatcaattgtgggtttctcccttttaggaaagagaaatttgttaccctacctccccattccctataaatacaactcatgttagaggaggggaaaaaattcattcttcttctagtttttttttttagttgctctctctctccctctctcactctttagttttagttcttctctatttttgctttaatcacttttgtaatagttttttatgtcaattaatgcaagcactcttttattcttattcagcctttttatgtttatgatttatgcaattgagttgtaatttttttaagttattgttctaggcttagatctaggtgacaagatcacgagccatggagcaatttttttttcaagttcaagcattgattcaagtaagtaggctccttcagtagtcttctctcccccctctcattccctcttctgactacccgttctttcttaatttaggattttaatttcaatcgttacattattgatatccctttcccccaaggatcatggctagtgtatgtgttggctttgcccctcctagccatagaaccatcaatttattgtttttattttaattgtctccctttcgctgaagccaagtagagtaacccttgtaagagtgactctttggtcaagtagggaagctcatattatgatgcatccctcgggctaagtagagaaacctacttgtgagtttctctctagctttctcccctttcttttactttatttttatttcagcatttttcttttcctttattttttttaattgcgtgggttgtttattttcacttatttatttatttaattttaattgcgtggcttgcgtctttaaattcttagatgacgaatggttaggacgttattttagatacatatgtttaggacggtaattagaattagatcacaaccattaatcggttcactttcgcattattaaaagaaataaaaaaataaagtggctgctctccctgtattcgacccgtagctacactgatccgtacgcttgcggttacattttaaatctcaaacaagaagTAACCCTATTTCGGCTAGTACTCTCACCGGATGATGCTCATCAGCCGGTGACCATTAGCCGGTGTGGGCTATTTAGGTCCACTTTGGGTGGAACTAGGTCTATTGGTTGTGTGGAGGGTTTCTTAGGTGTCTGCAAGTGTGTGGGCCCTCTCTTGGTGCTTCTCACTACTAGGTCTCAGGTTAATTCCCCCCAATGGTAGAGGGCTTTCATTGACTTCTTTAGTGGTTTGTAGCCCTTCCATGTAAAGAGCCGAGCAAATTGACAAGTAACTAGTGGTTGTCACTTGTGTTGCATTACCTAtgtccaaaagttgaaattagcccAGAGTTTAGGGCACGGTGTAACAAGGGGAGTGGGTGATAAGCCCATACACCAGTGTATGGGCATAGGACCACATGATGAGCCagctttctttttttcagttttaaatTAGTTGCTCTACCATGATGGAAAGAATTTCCATCTTGCAAGCTCGTTAGATTAGACTATATAAGTGTAAACTTTTCTCTTGCTTCCATGTTTAACCTTGTATATATAAGTGAAACTCTCCTGccttaatggaaat
This portion of the Macadamia integrifolia cultivar HAES 741 unplaced genomic scaffold, SCU_Mint_v3 scaffold_170A, whole genome shotgun sequence genome encodes:
- the LOC122070983 gene encoding S-protein homolog 5-like, with the translated sequence MSRFSNINKHMVTLLILMMWVGEFSSVITVDATRHVRIINELGEGYVLTIHCKSKDDDLGVHDLSYQKYFEWGFHDNLWGTTLYFCRIQWRNADVYFDIYDEKRDRFGCCEHWWAAKMDALYSVNPKTGAATKAWLRWHGN